From Desulfovibrio desulfuricans:
GTGGCCTCCATGTGCTTTACGCCCAACCTCAACGACCCCGATGTGCTCCTGGCCATGAATGTGTCCTGGCCCATCTTCGTGGTTGTTCCTGTGTTTGGCGCAGTGCTGCCCGCCCTGTTCTACCGTGACCGCAAAAAGGCCGGATGGGCCAGCGTGGGCGTGTTGCTGTTCACCGCGCTGCTGGTCATCCTGTTTGGCCGCGATCTGGATACGCTTTCCTTCTGCTTTGCCCTGCTGGTTCCTGTGCTTGGCGCGGTCAACATGGCCTACGCCCTTGGCTACATGGAACACAGCCACCGCCAGTGGCGCTTCTACTGCGCCTTTACCGCCATGTGCGGCGGCCTGGTGGGTATGGCCGCCAGCCAGTACATGCTGAGCTTCTTCCTGTTCTGGGAAATAATGAGCTCGTGGACGCTGTATCTGGCCATTGCCCATGAGGGCGACAAGGACTCGCTGCGCGAGGCCTTCAAGTACTTTATCTTCAACGTGTTCGGCGCGGGCTTCATCTTCCTGGGCCTGTGCGTTGTGGGGCCGTTCACGCCTTTCAACGCCACCCTGCTCACGGGTGCCGCACCTTACATTCCCCACGGCGCGGCATGGCTTGGCATGGCCCTGCTGGCCGCCGGTTTCCTGATGAAGGCGGCCCAGCTGCCCTTCCGCATTGACTGGCAGATGCACCCGGCCCTGGCCCCCACGCCTGTTTCCGGCTACATCTCGTCCGTGCTGCTTAAGAGCGCCATCTTAGGCCTCATCAAGCTGTTCATGCTCATGGGCGGCGGCTTTATGCTGGCCGGCGTGCTCGGCGGCATGGAGCAGAACATCATCAGCACCGTTGCCATGTGGATCGGCGGCATCACCATCATCATGGCTGCCGTGCAGGCCCTGCGCACCAACGTCATCAAGCTTGTGTTCATCTATTCCACTGTGAGCCAGCTTGGGTACATGGTGCTGGCGGTTGCCGCTGGCGGCGCGCTGGGTTACGCGGGCGGCATGCTGCACGTGATCAACCACGTGTTCTTCAAGGATCTGCTGTTCCTTGTGTGCGGCGCAGTCATGTTTGCCACCCACAGGGAAACGCTGGAAGACCTCGGCGGCATTGGCCGCCACATGCCCTTTACCCTTGCCATGTTCGCCATTGCCGGGCTTTCGGTTGTGGGCGTGCCGCCCACCAGCGGATTCTCGTCCAAATGGCTTATCTACCATGCCCTCATGGAAGCGGGCCAGCCCTTCCTGGCGCTGCTCTCCCTGATCGGCAGCGTGCTGACCATGGCCTACATCGCCAAATTCCTGCATGCGGCCTTCCTGGGCCAGCCCTCGCCCAACCTGCACGAAGTGCATGAGGCCCCGCTGATCATGCGCGTGCCCATGGGCATTCTGGCTGCCGGTTGCGTGATCACGGGCGTGTTCCCCGGCCTGGCCCTTGGCCCCATCAACAACGTATTGGCTGAATACGGCTTTATGCCGCTCAACGTGGGCCTGTCCGGCGTGCTTTCCGGCCCCGGCGCATGGAACGCCACAGGCATGTTCGTCATGATGGCCCTTGCATTTGCTGGCGGACGCTGGTTCGTGCTGCGCTTTACCCGCCTGCGCGAAATCGACGTCCACACCTGCGGTCTGCCGGTCGAAACGTCCACCAGCCGCATGAAGCCCTCCAGCATTTTCGGGGAAATCCTCGGCCTTATGGGCGGCAATAAGCCCGCCAAGGAGAACCGCTGATGAGCGACACCCTGCTTGCCATACTGCACATGTGCATCTTCCCCGGCGGGGCCTTTGCCCTGCTGGTGGCGATGTTCTTCAAAGGACTTGACCGCCGGGTCGAGGCGCGGCTGCAGCGCCGCGTCGGCCCCCCGCTGATCCAGCCCTGGCTCGACATCGCCAAGCTGCTGACCAAGGAAACCCTTATCCCCAAAACCGCCTGCCGTTCGGCCTTTTTGATGGCCCCGGTGTTCGGTTTCACGGGTATGGCCGTGTGCGCGGCCTTTATCCCGATCCCCGGCGTGTTCAACGGCCTGTTCAACATGGGCGACCTGCTGGTGATCTTCTACCTGCTGCCCATCCCGGCCATGGCCATCATGCTGGGCGGCTCGGCCTCCAGTTCGCCCTACGGCGCTGTGGGCTTCTCGCGCGAAATGATGCTGATGCTGGCCTATGAAACGCCGCTGCTCATGATTCTGCTCTCTGTCGCCATGCTTACGGGCAAGGTGCTGAGCGGCGGTGCCTGGGGCGCGGAGTTCTCGCTGCTCAAGATCGTCGCCATGCAGCAGCAGGTGGGTTCCTTCGGGTTCAACCCGACCATGATCCCAGCTCTGCTGGCCTATCTGATCTTCCTGCCCGGCACCATGGGCGTTGTGCCCTTTGATATCCCCGAGGCGGAAACTGAACTGATTGAAGGTCCCCTGCTGGAATACGGCGGCCCCTTGCTGGCCCTGTTCCAGATCACGTCCGCGCTCAAGACCTTTGTAGTTTTGGGCCTGGGGGTTGCGCTTTTCTTCCCCGGCACCATATCTGACATATGGCTGGTGAATCTGGTCTGGTTCCTGCTCAAGTGCCTTGGGCTCATGCTGGTTTCGCTCACGCTGGTCAAATCGGCCACCGGGCGCTTCCGCATTGACCAGGCCTTCCGTTTCTACATAACTGTGCCCACGGCGCTTGCGCTGTGCAGCCTTATACTGGTCTGGGTGATGTAAGGAGGCCGACGTGTCGCTGGATAACATGCTTAAAAAACTCTCCGTGCGGTCGCCGTGGCTTTTCCGCATCAACGCAGGCTCGTGCAACGGTTGCGACGTGGAACTGGCAACAACCGCCTGTATTCCGCGCTATGACGTGGAACGCCTGGGTTGCCGCTATTGCGGCAGCCCCCGCCATGCCGATATTGTGCTTGTGACAGGCCCTCTGACCACCAGGGTGCGTGACCGCGTGCTTAAAGTGTGGAACGAAATTCCCGAACCCAAGGTCACTGTGGCGGTGGGCATCTGCCCCATCTCGGGTGGCGTGTTCCGCGAAGGCTATTCCATTGAAGGCCCGCTTGACCGCTACATCCCGGTAGACGTCAACGTGCCCGGTTGCCCGCCTCGCCCGCAGGCCATTCTTGAGGCTGTGGTGCTGGCGCGTTCCATCTGGCTGAAAAAACTGGGCGTGGAGGAGTGATATGGCGGGCTTTCTGAAAGTTCTGTTCCGCAATTTGCTGGAAGGTCCAAGTACCGACCCCTTCCCCTTGGGCGAAACCTTCACCCCCGAAAGGCTGCGCGGCAAGGCTGTTGTGGATCCCGACCTGTGCATGGGCTGCGGCATCTGCCGTCACTCGTGCGCGGCAGGGGCCATCAACATCTCGCCGCTGCCCGACCGCAAGGGTTTTACCATCACCATATGGCAAAACTCCTGCTGCCTGTGCGCCTCGTGCCGCCATTACTGCCCCACCGGGGCCATGAGCATCACGACCGACTGGCACACCGCGCATCCGGAATCGGAAAAATTCAACCGCATCGAACAGCAGACAGTTCGCTACGAGCCCTGCGCCGGTTGCGGCGAGCTTATGCGCCCCCTGCCCAAAAAGCTGGCCGAAAAGCTCTATGCCTATAATGACGAAATCGACAGGGATCTGACGCGCAGGCTCTGCCCCAAGTGCCGCCAGCTTGAGGACGCCAAGCGCAATGCCTGCGTACTGCCCGCCGCCAGCGGCGAGGCAGCGGCGACCAGCGTCACTTCTGCCGCTCCCACCAAGGATTAGCGGTTCATACCCGCGGAGAACATATGCAAGAGACAATTAACGGCAACGCCAAAGTCATCGAGGGGCTTTCAGCCCTGTGTACCGAAGACGACGCCGTACATCACAGCACGGACAGCTTCGGCAACGCTTTTCACTGGTTCAGGCTGGGTACGCCCCGCATGTTGCAGGATGCCGCCGCCATCATGAGCGAAGCCAAGGCGCGCCTGTGCATGACCACTGCTTACAACCGCCGCCAGCTCAGCGAACCCATGCAGGAAGTTTGCTACCACTTTGAGCTGGACGGCGTGGTTTACAACATGACCGTGACCCTTAACGGCGAGTGGCCCACCGTGCCCTCCATCACCCCCCTGTTCGCCAATGCCGACTGGCACGAACGGGAAATGATGGAACTATACGGCATTCAGGTTACAGGCCACCCCAATCCCACGCGCCTGTTTCTGGATGAAGAGCTTGACGCAGGCATTCTCAACGAGGCCGTGCCCCTGTCCATCATGATGAACGGGGCCTGCACCACCGACCTCTGGGAACGCATTCTCAATGACAAGGAGCGCAACCATGAGTAACACCTTCACCATGCCTCTGGGCCCCGTACACGTGGCCCTTGAGGAGCCGGTATATTTCCACCTCACGGTGGAGGGTGAAACGGTTCGCCACGTGGAACTGACCTCCGGTCACGTGCACCGCGGCATGGAAGCCATGGCTACCCAGCGCAACCTCGTCAAGAACGTCACCCTTACCGAACGCGTGTGCTCGCTCTGTTCCAACAGCCACTCCTTCACTTACAGCATGGTGGTGGAAAACGTGCTCGGCATCACCATTCCCGAGCGCGCCTGCTACCTGCGCGTGGTGGCCGAAGAAATCAAGCGCATTGCCTCACACCTGTTCAACACGGCCATTCAGGCGCATATCATCGGCTTCAAGTCGCTGTTCATGCACGTGATGGAAGTGCGTGAAATGATGCAGGACCTCAAGGAAACCGTTTACGGCAACCGCATGAACCTGGCGGCCAACTGCATCGGCGGCGTTAAGTACAACGTCACGCCCGAGCTTTTGGACTACATGCTCAAGACCCTTGCCAAGGTTGAACCGCAGGTGGATGAAATCCGCGAGATCTACGCCACCAACGGCATGGTTCTTGGCCGCACCAAGGGCCTTGGCCTGCTGCCCAAGGAAGACGCCGTGCATCTTGGCGTGGTTGGCCCTGTGGCCCGCGGTTCCGGCGTTGCCATCGACGTGCGCAAGGATTCGCCCTACGCCGCCTACGGCAAGCTGAACTTCAACCCGGTTCTTGAGCACGGCTGCTGCGTGAACTCACGCACCATGGTGCGGCTGCACGAGATATTTGAATCGTTCAGCCTCATCCGCCAGTGCATCGAAAGGATGCCCGAAGGCGAGGTCACGGCGCCCATGCGTCAGATCCGCACGGCAGAGGCCTGCGCCCGCACCGAGGCCCCGCGCGGCGAAGTGTTCTACTACATCCGCACCAACGGCACGGATATGCCCTCGCGCCTCAAATGGCGTGTGCCTTCCTACATGAACTGGAAGGCCCTGGGCGTCATGATGCGTGACTGCAAGGTGGCCGATGTGGCGCTGATAACCAACAGCATCGACCCCTGCGTTTCCTGCACCGAACGCTAGGCGTAAAAGGTTTGGAGAGTTTGATCCATGCATGAGGCAACGCTGGTTCAGGGACTGCTGAACATGGCCATCAAGGCCGTGGAAGACCACAATAAGGCGCATCCGGAATCTCCGGTCAGCCGTATTGCGGAATTTCAGTGCGAACTGGGCCTGCTTGCCTGCGTGGAAGCGCAAACGCTCACCGCCTGCTTTGAACTGCTGGCGGAAGGAACCCTTGCCGAGGGCGCAAAGCTTACGCTTGCATGCGCGCCCCTGGCCTGTACCTGCAATCAGTGCGGACATGAATTCAGCCTGACGCAACGGCATTTCGTCTGCCCAAGTTGCGGCGGCGAAAACATCCACTTCAACGGGGGTCATGGGATGACGCTTATGGCCCTGCACGTTGCATCCGAGGAAACGGACCATGACTGAACATATCCAGGTCGTACCCGACAAATGCCGCGCCTGCCGCCGCTGTGAAGTGGCCTGCATTGCCGCCCACCACGGCATGAGCTTTAAAGAGGCCATGAAACACCGCGACGAACTGGTTTCGCGCGTACAGGTGGTCAAGGCCGAAGGCTTCAAGACCACCGTGCGTTGCCACCAGTGCGACCACGCGCCCTGCGCCAACGTGTGCCCCACCGGCGCATTGCAGCAGGATGCCGATGGCCGCATCATCATGCGCGTACAATACTGTGTTGCCTGTAAGATGTGCATCGCTGCATGCCCCTACGGCACCATCACCCTTGACACCATCGGCATGCCCTCCGTGGACGGCGACGATGGTGAAACCCTGGCCCAGCGCGCCCGCCGCGAAGTGGCCGTGCGCTGCGACATGTGCCGCGCATGGCGCATGGAAAACGGCAAGCGCATCACCGCCTGCATGGAAGCCTGCCCGGCCCACGCCCTCTCGCTGGTGCTGGCAGACGGTTCTGTGGTGGAAGCCCCTGCGCCGGAAAAGAAGCCCGCCATGGAAGGCGCGCCGGAAAAACCCGCCGCTCCAGTGGCAGAACCCGGCCCCCGTGCATCCGTGACCGCTGCTGGCCGCGCCTCTGAAGAGCCTAAGGCTGAGGAAACCAAAGCTGAAGAAGCCAAGGCTGAAGCCCCTGCCGCCCCAGTGGCGGAAGCGGCGGCTCCGGCCCCAGTTGCGGAGGCTCCCGTAGCGCCCAAAGCCGAGGAACCCAAGGTCGAAGCGCCTGTGGAAACTCCCGCAGAAGCCCCTGCCGAAGCCAAAGCCGCTCCGGTAGTGGAAGAAGCCCCCGCGCCTGAAGTCAAGGCGGAGCCTGCGGCAGAAGCCCCGGCAACGGAGCCCGCAACGGCGGCAACACCTGTTGAAACCAAGCCCGTGGCTGCCCCTGCAGCACCCACGGCTGCGGCCTCCAAGCCTGCCAAGAGCAACAAAAAGGCCACCAAGAAGGGCGGCAAGAAGTAAGCGCTTCTGCCCACTCTGCACATTCAGGCCTCGGCGCGGCAGTCGGAATATTCCGGCTTCTGCGCCGAGGCTTTGCGCTTTATGCAAAGGCCGCACGTTTCCCGCATGCAGCCTCTATAATCATTAGCGCTTGAAATGCTCGCTTACACCAGCCAAAAACCTGCCTGCTCGCATTTCGTGGCAAGGATTTTCGGGAACATCCTTGCAGAACAGTTAATTCATTTCATTTGCACCCTGTTATAAAATCACCTTAACATACAGCATGTTGCTTTGATTTAGCCTGAAATGCGGCTCTGAATTGCAAGTTTTTGTGATCTCGGTCACAGAACATCCCGGGCATTTCTGGTGTATTGCCAGTGTTGCTGACAACAGGCCTTGCTGTCAGCCATGGCACTGAGGCGTTCCGTACAGACGTAAGCGAAACTGCAATACCAGACCGTCCGCACGCATGCTGAGGTCTGAGGGGAGACAAGATGGAAAACAGCGACCTGCAAACCATCCATGCTGCCTTGCAAACCGGCCCCTTTGCGGCCATGTCGGATACTGAACGCCAAAAGCTGGCCCTGCACGCCCGTGTGCAGCCATTCAGCCAGGGCGCGACGCTTTTTCGCGAAGGCGAAGCCACTACCGATGCCATGCTGCTGCTCTCGGGCATGGTCAAACTGTGCCGCCACTCGGCTCAGGGCAAGGAATGTGTGCTGCACCTCGTGCGTTGCGGCAGAATGCTGGACGCAGGGGTGCTTTTTTATGAAGAAGGCCTGCCCGCAACGGCTATCGGAGTGCAGAACGGCGTAGTTTTGCGGCTCGAACGCAAGGCCCTGCTTGAAGCCCTGCGCAACGACGCGGCCCTTGGGGTAGCCATGCTGGCGGCCATGAGCCTGCGCCAACGCCTGTTCATCAACAAGATTGCGGGGTCGCAGGGTCGCATTTCCGTTTCGGGCCGGGTAGCGGCGTGGCTGCTGCACCGTGCAAAAATGGAAAAAAGCGCTACCCTGAGCATGGGCGTTACCCAGGAAACCCTGGCCCGACAGATGGGGATAAGCCGGGAGAGTTTGAGCCGGGAGCTTAGCGCCCTGACATCAGCCGGACTCATTGACCGCGACCGACGCCGCATTATTCTGCTTGATGCCAACGCCCTGCGCGAAAGGGCAGAAGCATAGATTCATTTCATATCGATACCACTCTGTCGGCTGCAGGCGCAGCTTTGACCGTTATACAGTGAAGATGCCGCCACTCAGGCAGCACCGCCTTTATGAGTGCGCGCTCGCCAAGGAGCGCTCCAAACGCGATGAGAATGCAAACTCTCAAAACAGATTTTCAGGATCAGCATGAACGCTTGCATTGTTTATTCTTCCTGCACGGGCAATACCCGCAAAGTGGCTGAGGCTCTGGCCGACACCTCGGGTCTTCCCTGCTTTCCCGTGCGCATCGCCCCTGAGCCGGATGACTTTGATATACTGGCCCTGGGCTTCTGGGTGCGCAAAGGCCTGCCTGATGCCCGCGCCCTGCGCTACATGGAGCGTATACGCGGCAAGCACGTATTTTTTTTCGGCACGCTGGGCGCGTGGCCCCATTCAGACCACGCCCGCCGCTGCATGGCGGCAACGCACAAAATTTTACAGGCTGGCGGCAATGCGGTAGTTGATGGATTCTTGTGCCAGGGCCGGGTCAATCCGCAGGTGGTTGCCGCATCCCAACGCAAGGGCGGCCATCCCCTGAGTCCAGAGCGTCTGGCCCGCCTGCGCGAGGCTGAGCGCCATCCGGACGCGGCAGATCTTGCTGCGGCGCGCCTGCACTGGCAACGCAGCCTGCAAAAATACACTGCCAATGCCCCAGCCCCGCAACCCCCTTGTCTTGCCGCAGGCATCTTATCCACGCCGGAACCCATCGGCAGCAATACCTCGCTGTA
This genomic window contains:
- a CDS encoding NADH-quinone oxidoreductase subunit B family protein, coding for MLKKLSVRSPWLFRINAGSCNGCDVELATTACIPRYDVERLGCRYCGSPRHADIVLVTGPLTTRVRDRVLKVWNEIPEPKVTVAVGICPISGGVFREGYSIEGPLDRYIPVDVNVPGCPPRPQAILEAVVLARSIWLKKLGVEE
- a CDS encoding hydrogenase maturation nickel metallochaperone HypA/HybF, whose translation is MHEATLVQGLLNMAIKAVEDHNKAHPESPVSRIAEFQCELGLLACVEAQTLTACFELLAEGTLAEGAKLTLACAPLACTCNQCGHEFSLTQRHFVCPSCGGENIHFNGGHGMTLMALHVASEETDHD
- a CDS encoding 4Fe-4S dicluster domain-containing protein codes for the protein MTEHIQVVPDKCRACRRCEVACIAAHHGMSFKEAMKHRDELVSRVQVVKAEGFKTTVRCHQCDHAPCANVCPTGALQQDADGRIIMRVQYCVACKMCIAACPYGTITLDTIGMPSVDGDDGETLAQRARREVAVRCDMCRAWRMENGKRITACMEACPAHALSLVLADGSVVEAPAPEKKPAMEGAPEKPAAPVAEPGPRASVTAAGRASEEPKAEETKAEEAKAEAPAAPVAEAAAPAPVAEAPVAPKAEEPKVEAPVETPAEAPAEAKAAPVVEEAPAPEVKAEPAAEAPATEPATAATPVETKPVAAPAAPTAAASKPAKSNKKATKKGGKK
- a CDS encoding 4Fe-4S dicluster domain-containing protein; the encoded protein is MAGFLKVLFRNLLEGPSTDPFPLGETFTPERLRGKAVVDPDLCMGCGICRHSCAAGAINISPLPDRKGFTITIWQNSCCLCASCRHYCPTGAMSITTDWHTAHPESEKFNRIEQQTVRYEPCAGCGELMRPLPKKLAEKLYAYNDEIDRDLTRRLCPKCRQLEDAKRNACVLPAASGEAAATSVTSAAPTKD
- a CDS encoding NADH-quinone oxidoreductase subunit C — protein: MQETINGNAKVIEGLSALCTEDDAVHHSTDSFGNAFHWFRLGTPRMLQDAAAIMSEAKARLCMTTAYNRRQLSEPMQEVCYHFELDGVVYNMTVTLNGEWPTVPSITPLFANADWHEREMMELYGIQVTGHPNPTRLFLDEELDAGILNEAVPLSIMMNGACTTDLWERILNDKERNHE
- a CDS encoding hydrogenase large subunit; translated protein: MSNTFTMPLGPVHVALEEPVYFHLTVEGETVRHVELTSGHVHRGMEAMATQRNLVKNVTLTERVCSLCSNSHSFTYSMVVENVLGITIPERACYLRVVAEEIKRIASHLFNTAIQAHIIGFKSLFMHVMEVREMMQDLKETVYGNRMNLAANCIGGVKYNVTPELLDYMLKTLAKVEPQVDEIREIYATNGMVLGRTKGLGLLPKEDAVHLGVVGPVARGSGVAIDVRKDSPYAAYGKLNFNPVLEHGCCVNSRTMVRLHEIFESFSLIRQCIERMPEGEVTAPMRQIRTAEACARTEAPRGEVFYYIRTNGTDMPSRLKWRVPSYMNWKALGVMMRDCKVADVALITNSIDPCVSCTER
- a CDS encoding respiratory chain complex I subunit 1 family protein — its product is MSDTLLAILHMCIFPGGAFALLVAMFFKGLDRRVEARLQRRVGPPLIQPWLDIAKLLTKETLIPKTACRSAFLMAPVFGFTGMAVCAAFIPIPGVFNGLFNMGDLLVIFYLLPIPAMAIMLGGSASSSPYGAVGFSREMMLMLAYETPLLMILLSVAMLTGKVLSGGAWGAEFSLLKIVAMQQQVGSFGFNPTMIPALLAYLIFLPGTMGVVPFDIPEAETELIEGPLLEYGGPLLALFQITSALKTFVVLGLGVALFFPGTISDIWLVNLVWFLLKCLGLMLVSLTLVKSATGRFRIDQAFRFYITVPTALALCSLILVWVM
- a CDS encoding flavodoxin family protein; protein product: MNACIVYSSCTGNTRKVAEALADTSGLPCFPVRIAPEPDDFDILALGFWVRKGLPDARALRYMERIRGKHVFFFGTLGAWPHSDHARRCMAATHKILQAGGNAVVDGFLCQGRVNPQVVAASQRKGGHPLSPERLARLREAERHPDAADLAAARLHWQRSLQKYTANAPAPQPPCLAAGILSTPEPIGSNTSL
- a CDS encoding Crp/Fnr family transcriptional regulator: MENSDLQTIHAALQTGPFAAMSDTERQKLALHARVQPFSQGATLFREGEATTDAMLLLSGMVKLCRHSAQGKECVLHLVRCGRMLDAGVLFYEEGLPATAIGVQNGVVLRLERKALLEALRNDAALGVAMLAAMSLRQRLFINKIAGSQGRISVSGRVAAWLLHRAKMEKSATLSMGVTQETLARQMGISRESLSRELSALTSAGLIDRDRRRIILLDANALRERAEA